Part of the Vigna angularis cultivar LongXiaoDou No.4 chromosome 1, ASM1680809v1, whole genome shotgun sequence genome, atatatatctatacaaaacattcaacaaaagaattttatatgacaaactataaaaaataaaatttttacaccgatattaaaaattcatccaatcagtagatttgaatttaaaatctatccataattaatatttcaaatatttatatagatatcagaattcgattattaaaaaatcaaattttcaactgtgttacttttataatttattttttgaaattttttttattttcttttaaataaaaataataataaaaattttcttttttaaatttcaaaaataataaaattatatatttaaaatatacttataattaaaaaataattttaaataattttttataaaatcaatatttatacgtttatatttaattaaaaagatcttaaatatcatgtaaattttgaaaattattgaacttgtaaagtaaataaaagaaataactaaaaaaacattaaaagtgaattaatttagtttggggACTAGTCTTATCCTAACCCTACCCCAACCCACTTTATGTGGGGTTTTAGGGGTTGGGGCTTTTCAAAAACCTCCTATTAAGTGGGCTAGAAAATTGGGACTTGATTTTAGAAGGGGTCAGGATCAATTCATGGGCCAGAGACTCAAATGACATCTATATGTATGTACacattaaaactattttttttaagaagttaAAACCATATAACTTCTctgaaaataacttattttaatttatgtatattcGAATTTTATTTTACAGTAAAAAACCATTTCACTTTTCAGTTTTCTTCCCCATAAACAATTGTATAAAAACTTATTCGAATAAggttttattgtaatttaaacTTTTGGAGCTAACTTTCATAAACACTAAATCAAAAGCTTACAAGAATAGAATAGGAATAAATGAATAAATCTAATCATTTAATACGAGAGTAGCTAatgtatttgatatttttcCTCAGAGAGAAATGAGTTGCTAAGGTGAACTGGTTTTCGAAATAGACAAACGATAGTTATTAGAGGAATTTCCTTGAGCttcaaaagagaaagaaacaaaagctTGGAAGCAGAAAGTTACGCAGAACTAATTCATCAATCTAGTGTTTGAGTGACACCACCATTTCCTTTTGACTTTCTTAGCCCAGACAAGATTGATGGGTGCACATACTGATAGAGGGGCCATGCTGGATCTACCATCTACGGGCCCACTTCACTAGGTCCTTGCCATGATGGTTCATGCTATATTCGGCTATGTGCAGAACCATAACCGTCCTTTTTTTCATCGCTCGATCGATCCATTCATCAGAATGGTAGTTTCAGAAATGATTCACTGATGAGGACAGGAGAAAGGGTTTTTCAACTTTCAACGTGCGAGAGGCCTTCGTGTCTCTGAGGCAAAACATCGAACACGTAGCCGACCATTCCCACTTGTCGACGTATAGACTGGCCCCAGTCACTTCGTGAGTGCTCATTTCATTGTTTTGCCTCCTCCTTTTTGTTTTCTACTGATTCATTCTTTGAGTTTTTTCCAATACCGTTTTACCTGCCAACTGGTTCTGACTTCTCAGACGCTAGTTTTGGGTTTCTGGTTTTGTTCTTGTTCAACTTTCTCTCAGTAACACTTCTTGTTCAACCGAATAGAAGTCACATGAACACTTTTTTCCTCAACTTTCTCTCAGTAACACTTTTATTGACACTTGATCATGAGTTTTTTTCAagtctaaaattaaataaaattaaagagagaatattaattaaaataatcaatttgaaaaaggaaaaagtgtttaaaataaaaataatattaaaatttactcaaataCCGAACCACAAGTCATCCGCAACCGCCTAGTTATTTGTCGGAGAATATGGGTAATAGTCCTAACAGAATAAAACCAAATACATTAATTTTGCTTTTCATCTCTTAGAttagattttgaatttattttattttatttaacaaccttgttaattataattaagaaaaaaaacaatgcaCGTTCTAAtttaactaaaagaaaaactttagtTTCAACAAAAATCTTAGGCTACATTTTActtctcaatatattttttaatccaaTTAAAGTTTGAGATTCGTGACTTGTCACCAAAAATTCcccttttcatttttaatattttgcgtaaaaaaaatgcaattaacAAGCTTATATATCTTAGGTCATTTGACTAAATTACTAGAAGTCAAAAAATGCAACATTGATATCTTGATTGACAAGAGATAAAGTGTAAATGACATTTGAAACCTCAACTATGTATGGTCATGTCTTGAGCTAGAATCTTTGTCGAATAGTTAAgttgtttataaaatgttttttttttcttttagtgcAACTTCggattaatttatttcaaagaaaaataatatatatatatatatatatatatatatatatatatatatatatatatattttcaagaaaacgttcgaaaaaaaaaatatttcctaaaaattaatttacagtCAAATGTGCCCTTATTAATTTTGGCACTTACGGCATTTTTCTGTGCAAAACATATTAGCATAAAATATTTCCTTATAATTTGGATTATTTTGAAAGTATATATTGAATGTTTGAACGAGgcaaaagaagaaagatagCACTTGATTCTCTAGTTGACTCTTTGATCTATGAGCTATCTTGATCTGACtgtataaaatttaacattCTAAACAtttatagattaattttaatgtaggttattattgttttaatttatgtggagtcactttttttctcttttatatatatattccatatttcttattttatttttttatattgatgtTTTTGGTTCTAATGATTCGACTCATTAAGAGGATATTTGCCACAAATagagttttttatatttgaaaactaAGTATTTGATTAAACTATTAAATGAATGATTATTTTAGAAgtcaaattcaaaaaataaatattattgtaaattgTTGGAGTCATGACATGTGTTGATGCATAAGTATAGGATATGAAGTAACGAGAGAGTAATATATATCTACATTCGTTtaggataaaataattttttatatttttatgaaaaaataaaaaataaaaaaaaaataatactaaacgaatgtaaaaaatttgtatgtatgaaattattatttttctagttACCCAAGTTTTTAAAAAGACATTAAGACTCCACGTCTCTAGAACAATATCTTGCAAAGTGAATGTTAGTTGAGCTAAATTAAGGTAATTCTTGGTAGAGCAGACACAAATTTTCAAGATCCCCTTGTTGGATATTGCAAGTGGGAATAACTGCTTTGAAAAATAGTATGAAGTATATTACAATTCCTAGAACTTCTCAACTACATGACCAAACAGTGGTCTTTCACAAACAACATCTTTTACAAAAGTGAAAGAGAATGTAGTATGCACAGACATTTAAAAGCAACGCATGCAACCCAATACTGTGACTATAAGCGCCATCGTAACGAGGCATGGTTGAAGATTGATGTTGGAAATTAAGTGGCATGCTAGATCCTTATGTTTCCAGCGTTGTAAGTGCGTATGCCATTGCCGAAGGAATAGAGACTCAATTCCTTCTGTTTCTTCACACCAACTGCTCGACAAAATGACCGCTTTGGAATCCGATCAATTTTTACCGAACATACCTTTTCCAAGTTAGGAACAGCATGAAGCTGAGAAGGAAGATCTATTATGAACTCTCCAAATTCATCAGTTACACCTCTAGCTACCACTGACCCTTTCCCCTTCCACTTTCTCCCATGGCTGTGGCACTTCAAACCAACCCAAGCTCCTGCATCAAATCATAAACTAAATCATATCATATGTATAATGATTAGTGTTTGTCTATATTTTTCCCTTGCTTTACCATTGGTGGGGTGAAAAACAATTTTCCTTCATCTACTATTTGACAGAAAAAGGTTGGGACTCGTTGTCATTGTATTTTATGTCTGCCATCAATTGATTTTGCTTTTTCATTTGTTACAATCAAACACAGACAGCTGATCAATAATGACCAAAGAGATTTAGTGAATTATAATCAAAACTTGTGTTGTTTTCCGAAGCAGAAATTTTACCAAACAAGCCTTCGCTTGCCACCAAACAATGCAACACCAACTGCAGATAATATTGCCATTTGTTTTCAGACAAAACTCTCATAGTGCTTTGCAAAACATTATAATCGattcttctctctaccaaaaccATTGAGTCATAGAAAAACATTGATAATGGAGATACCAAAACCATTAACTCATTGTTAAATATCAGAAACATCTGCTTCTGCTTTACTTCCAACCTGCTCCTCCACACAAAACACACCACTCCCCCAAACACGCACTTCTTCAATTCTTCGTCTGAGTTTGATATATAAACTTGGAACAGGCAAGTTGATAATTAGCTATTAACATGACATTTAATgaagtgatatatatatatatatatatatatatatatatatatatatatatatatagaaaatcaGAAACGTGTATCTAAACTATATTTGAATGCAACatacttatataatatataagtttagAAAACCATGTACCTTGTAGTGGCCATGCATGAGGTTGGTGTTGTGGCTGGCAAGTAACAGAACCTGTGATGAGGACTGTGGATAGCTTCTCCTCTCCATAGCCAGCAATCTGCACCACTTCATCTCTATTTGATAATAACTCCAACAAAGGGTTGTTCTCTCCTGCGGCCACGATGATCAAAAGTAGCATGACAAGGGTGTGGCAGCCGCATGAGTAGTTCATCATCtttgtgtttaatttctttATCAACTTTGGCTACTTTaagaaagatatatatatatatatatatatatatatatatatatatatacgttgAACCCTCTCCAGAGACAACAAATTATCAGGTGCTAGCTACTTCATTTGCATGTATATATAAGGCTCTGGGTGATTCCATTGCCCTCTCAAATTTTCCAAAATGCCCCTGTAGGTTTGACTTTGATGTTTAGTTAACCTATcccattaattaattaattaatcaaatattacGTCTTAATGTGGGTTTTGACAATCAGTGAAACCAAATTTATtggttgaaaagaaaaagagagataaaTGGTGATGTAGTAAATACTGTAATAGTTAATATTTGCTTTGAAACATGGAGCATAATATAAGAGTTTTTTGAATGCTTGATGTTAAAGGGATTAACATTAATGGTATAAATATGGAAAAATTAGGTTGGAAATTAAGGAATGCgaataagagaagaaagaagttgGAAGTCAAGGTATGAGGTTGGTGGCCTACTATATATTATCGTCTATACGTATATATAtcatgaatttaattatttattccGTTAATAAAACTAGTTTGAGACTCAACTACGGATGCCAATACGCTTACAACTTTAATGATCTCATTCCATTTTTAAtcaatacatataaaataagagtataaaataataattaaataaaatatcaaatagttattgtaaataataaaaaaatataaaatatgtaccttaaaaataaattacaaaactaaagatcaaattaaaaatcatcaattttttaaaattacctaaaatgaatatatttatgatttaaaataaagataaatagaaGTTAAATATTAGTAGTCATCCTACCGAATTAATACCAAAATAAATTCACGATGGAAATCGAAATGAATTTGAATAACATGGAGGAATAAAGTGGAGAAACTTTTAAGCATGAGATAATGTTGGTGGCATAACTTTGACCATCTCTTTTTTTCAAGCCTGTTTCAACTACACATTGCAGGTAATTATGGTGTATGGCTATAGCTACTTTAAATGCAATAATctattgataaaaaattcttaaaaaatatttgaagcataaggttattaaaataatacttggaTATTGCtattaaatattcaatgtaTGAAACATctatttcaaaaacaaaaactgaaaATGGGTTAAACATTTTAGTCTGATTTTATTAGAAGCGGGTTAGTGGTGTGTTAGTCGGTCAGcttgttgaatattttaaaaagtttgaatttttattatataaagttaATACAGATCAATATATttgtgaaaaattttaaatcatattaataatatagtctaaatttaattaatattatttttcattagtaCTAAAGAAgttaaattcataaaacaaattcatattcaaaataatatatattatttcttaagaatattaaaattaaaaaaaaacattttaaacttgttttatGATTACTAcatgtgatttttcatataaacattatatatatatatatatatatatatatatatatatatatatatatatatatatatatatattaaaaatttgaaatttgttatcaaatataaattaattattacaaaaacaGTGTATGcatttgataattaaaaaatattatttattttttgtttgttaaataattaattaatattacactcaatAACGAATTCaatatacatattttacaaGCAAAGTAATATTATGTgttgtatttattaaatattacacgtgcatttaatatattaagtaGTAATGGTTGGAACGGCAACGAGTATCAGTTATAAGCTATCTGTCGTTTTACAAGTACTTGtccctttatttattttgttacttGTTTAGTATTGTTAGAAAAGTATTTCGtgtgtatttataaatatcgtgaatatttttatttttattttaaatgaaattgttttaattgctttcaaataaaacttaaataaaaacttattttaaagtAGATAAAAATACATAATGTCGGTATATTGGATGGATAAATATACTTCTCTTGATACATATTGTCCATCTTTTTCAATGTCTTATCGAATCTTTTTCCATAAGGTTCAAATGTTTTTCTATAAATGGTATCAGTAATATCGATATGTTATCACGGTTAAGTTTTAAATACCTAATAAATACAACCACGTATGTCCTTACACCTGTTTTTGTCTTTATAGATTATAAAATGAACTTTTATTTAGAGTTGTCCCAATCACGACCAAATATcttataaacatgttttacCTTACTAATTATCTTGAAGCTTTCTTAATATATAAGGTATCGATCGGTCATTGATATTGGTAATGATCGATTAGTCTACGTTGTTTTGGAGATTTTTGAAGGTTGACTGATCTCTCACTTTGGATTTATGTTGACCGATTGGTTCACAGGGTACATGTAATATAATGCTTATacaataaaattagtttttataaaaaatatatacacattGTACAGTCAAAAGTTTAACACTAAAATAATGCATATCTATTTTTCCTTTGGTATCAAACAATAAGGAAAATTTATACttacacattattttaaataaaacataaagctTCACTACTCTTTTgatacatattatttttaatgtgaaactttttttttatttcaatatggtatttattttggtaaattatgtttaatttggtCTTTCTCCATCACTTCATCTAAATTGTTAACGAAAGATGGACGGTGTGTGTCACGTGTCAGTTTATGATTTTtcgatttaattttttttttcacttatcttaatttaaaaacattgttCACGTATCAAATCAACATTATGTTATGTGATAATGTTAGTACCACATGTCAAGTCAGTCTCAATGTCATGTGTCAAGTCAGTGTCATGTATCAAGTTAGTATCAATGTCATGTGCCAATGTTAGTGATGTCCGTTTTATGGACACATGTCTGTGTCTTGTATTTAATTCAATCTCAATTTTcgtaaatttttttcaatttagtctcaaatatcattaattttgttcaattaagttccaaatttaaattttggaaggaaaattctttattatttttaaatagaaatgaaaaattcttcattgtttttaaaattaaaaggacattcttttcattatttttaaaatttagaaaaaaaaatattatttttaaaattagaaggaaaattcttcattatttttaaaactagaagaaaaattcttcattatttttaaaattagaaaaaaaattatttttaaaattagaaggaaaattcttcattgttttaaaacttagaaggaaaattctttaatatttttaaaactagaagaaaaattcttcattatttttaaaattagaaggaatttttttcattatttttaaaattataaaataaattcttcattatttttaaaattagaaggaaatttatttattatttttaaaactagaaataaaaatatttattatttataaaattaaaagaaatttttttcattatttttaaaccaactctAACCCCATTTTTTACAtgtaggaaaaataaaaaataaatataataattatattataataatatattagagtttatttaaaaataataaaatgaaacatttaataaaaatttgaattttaataaaaaataaatttagtctCAATTCAGACAGAAACAAAATTGGAACtgaattgaacaaaattaacataaattgatactaaatagaacaaaattaacaaaaattgggATTGAATTGACACGTGACACTAGCACTGATACGTGTCACTAACATTGACTTGACATTGTCACATTAGACAATATTAACTTGTCACGCagaaaactttttttaaattaagaaaaaaaaaatacaaacatacATTGTTTATCATTTCTTAACAATTTAAACAATGTCATGACaaatgactaaattgaacatatttTACTAAAGTAGAAGCCagattaaacataaaaaaagattttatattaaacaaaatcgacaaaaataaaaattaaaagagtatttaaaccaacatcaaataaactaacaatatttagtatttgaaaaagaaaatatgattatatttgtaCTTGTTGATGttcttgatttaaaaaaaaaagttgaatatagTCT contains:
- the LOC108330210 gene encoding uncharacterized protein LOC108330210 produces the protein MMNYSCGCHTLVMLLLIIVAAGENNPLLELLSNRDEVVQIAGYGEEKLSTVLITGSVTCQPQHQPHAWPLQGAWVGLKCHSHGRKWKGKGSVVARGVTDEFGEFIIDLPSQLHAVPNLEKVCSVKIDRIPKRSFCRAVGVKKQKELSLYSFGNGIRTYNAGNIRI